The Pleuronectes platessa chromosome 10, fPlePla1.1, whole genome shotgun sequence genome contains a region encoding:
- the LOC128449798 gene encoding V-type proton ATPase subunit C 1-A isoform X1 — protein sequence MTEFWLISAPGEKTCQQTWDKMMATTTRTNNLSANHKFNIPDLKVGTLDVLVGLSDELAKLDSFVESVVKKVAQYMADVLEDSRDKVQENLLANGVDLVTYITRFQWDMAKYPIKQSLKNISEIITKQVTQIDNDLKTRASAYNNLKGNLQNLERKNAGSLLTRSLGDIVKKEDFVLDSEYLITLLVVVPKIGYTDWQKTYETLAEMVVPRSSNLLFEDNDSGLFGVTLFRKAMDDFKHKARENKFSVRDFQYNEEEMKADKEEMTRLSTDKKKQFGPLVRWLKVNFSEAFIAWIHIKALRVFVESVLRYGLPVNFQAMLLQPSKKTMKKLREVLNDLYKHLDSSAAAIIDTVIDIPGLNLSQQEYYPYVYYKIDCNLFDFKV from the exons ATGACAGAGTTTTGGCTGATCTCTGCACCTGGAGAGAAGACCTGCCAGCAGACATGGGACAAAATGATGGCAACCACCACACGCACCAACAACCTCTCCGCCAACCACAAGTTCAACATACCAGACCTCAAG GTTGGGACACTAGATGTCCTGGTTGGACTCTCAGATGAGCTGGCCAAATTAGACTCTTTTGTTGAAAG TGTGGTCAAGAAGGTAGCTCAGTACATGGCCGACGTGCTGGAGGACAGTCGAGACAAAGTACAGGAGAACCTGCTGGCCAATGGAG TTGATCTTGTGACCTACATCACAAGATTTCAGTGGGACATGGCAAAATATCCCATCAAACAGTCACTTAAAAACATCTCTGAAATCATCACAAAG CAAGTAACCCAGATTGACAATGACCTGAAGACAAGAGCATCTGCTTATAACAACCTGAAGGGAAACCTGCAGAATTTAGAAAGGAAGAATGC GGGGAGCCTGCTGACCAGGAGTTTGGGCGACATTGTCAAGAAGGAAGACTTTGTGCTGGACTCGGAGTACCTTATAACTCTGCTGGTAGTTGTTCCAAA GATCGGATACACTGACTGGCAGAAAACATACGAAACTCTCGCCGAGATGGTGGTGCCTCGATCCTCAAA tcTGCTATTTGAGGACAACGACAGCGGCCTGTTTGGTGTCACTCTGTTTAGGAAAGCTATGGATGACTTCAAACACAAAGCCAGAGAGAACAA GTTCTCAGTGAGAGACTTTCAGTACAATGAAGAGGAGATGAAGGCAGACAAAGAGGAGATGACACGGCTCTCCACCGATAAGAAGAAGCAGTTT GGGCCACTCGTTCGATGGCTGAAAGTGAACTTCAGTGAGGCTTTCATCGCGTGGATCCACATTAAAGCACTCAGGGTCTTTGTGGAATCTGTTTTAAG ATACGGGCTGCCGGTGAACTTTCAGGCCATGCTGCTGCAGCCCAGCAAGAAGACCATGAAGAAGCTGCGGGAGGTGCTCAATGATCTGTACAAGCATCTAGACAGCAGTGCAGCTGCTATCATTGAT ACTGTGATTGACATCCCAGGCTTGAACTTGAGCCAGCAGGAGTATTATCCTTATGTCTACTACAAGATCGACTGCAACCTGTTTGACTTCAAAGTTTAA
- the LOC128449798 gene encoding V-type proton ATPase subunit C 1-A isoform X2 has product MADVLEDSRDKVQENLLANGVDLVTYITRFQWDMAKYPIKQSLKNISEIITKQVTQIDNDLKTRASAYNNLKGNLQNLERKNAGSLLTRSLGDIVKKEDFVLDSEYLITLLVVVPKIGYTDWQKTYETLAEMVVPRSSNLLFEDNDSGLFGVTLFRKAMDDFKHKARENKFSVRDFQYNEEEMKADKEEMTRLSTDKKKQFGPLVRWLKVNFSEAFIAWIHIKALRVFVESVLRYGLPVNFQAMLLQPSKKTMKKLREVLNDLYKHLDSSAAAIIDTVIDIPGLNLSQQEYYPYVYYKIDCNLFDFKV; this is encoded by the exons ATGGCCGACGTGCTGGAGGACAGTCGAGACAAAGTACAGGAGAACCTGCTGGCCAATGGAG TTGATCTTGTGACCTACATCACAAGATTTCAGTGGGACATGGCAAAATATCCCATCAAACAGTCACTTAAAAACATCTCTGAAATCATCACAAAG CAAGTAACCCAGATTGACAATGACCTGAAGACAAGAGCATCTGCTTATAACAACCTGAAGGGAAACCTGCAGAATTTAGAAAGGAAGAATGC GGGGAGCCTGCTGACCAGGAGTTTGGGCGACATTGTCAAGAAGGAAGACTTTGTGCTGGACTCGGAGTACCTTATAACTCTGCTGGTAGTTGTTCCAAA GATCGGATACACTGACTGGCAGAAAACATACGAAACTCTCGCCGAGATGGTGGTGCCTCGATCCTCAAA tcTGCTATTTGAGGACAACGACAGCGGCCTGTTTGGTGTCACTCTGTTTAGGAAAGCTATGGATGACTTCAAACACAAAGCCAGAGAGAACAA GTTCTCAGTGAGAGACTTTCAGTACAATGAAGAGGAGATGAAGGCAGACAAAGAGGAGATGACACGGCTCTCCACCGATAAGAAGAAGCAGTTT GGGCCACTCGTTCGATGGCTGAAAGTGAACTTCAGTGAGGCTTTCATCGCGTGGATCCACATTAAAGCACTCAGGGTCTTTGTGGAATCTGTTTTAAG ATACGGGCTGCCGGTGAACTTTCAGGCCATGCTGCTGCAGCCCAGCAAGAAGACCATGAAGAAGCTGCGGGAGGTGCTCAATGATCTGTACAAGCATCTAGACAGCAGTGCAGCTGCTATCATTGAT ACTGTGATTGACATCCCAGGCTTGAACTTGAGCCAGCAGGAGTATTATCCTTATGTCTACTACAAGATCGACTGCAACCTGTTTGACTTCAAAGTTTAA